ttttcttcttctttcttctttcttttctttctttctttcttttctttctttctttctttcttttctttctttctgtaatATATTATAGATTAGCAATGAGATATAGATAGacataaatatgatttattgaTATTGTTGAACCAGATAATAAAACTGCAAATGAAAACTCTTACCTACCTTACTATTACTCCTCATACTCATCATTATTTAGGTGAAGATTACCATATTGTACTTTATTCAGGGACCAGCTGACCCAGTAATGTCTCTCACTGATGAACAAAATAGCCATCCATCAAATAAACTGAGGTTTTCGGGCCTCACAGGTTCACACGTCAGTgatcaaaaaacaaattaaagctgGATTTTATCAAATTATAATGAAAGTTTCCAATGTGACCAAATTTGCAAATGTTTTGTGATGTTAATGAAATACTATACATTCCAGTTTCATAGTTTGTTTCTGGTTATGTGGCTGTGGTCTCAGGTGTGCTGTGTTAAACAGtccattttcattcattcagtcacAAAAAGTTATATTAGTGTGATTAAAGATATTAGTTAAATATTGGGTCAAATGTCTAAATAAGGCTTCTGTCGGAGTATAAATTCATCcatcacatccatccatccatccatccaccatgTGTTCTGTATATCTGAATTTGTATCATATCAGTCCTCACCTCAGTGAGCAGAAAGGAGAGGCAGCAAAAGCAAAGGACCAGCCGTacttataggagaaaaaagcTTCACTGCTCTTAGTCCTGTTCAGCATTTCATCATTAATGCTGGAGATGTAAAGAACCAGGCCCACCAACCAGAGCCAGACCTGAGAGACAGTGGAAGTGCTCAGTGAAGCACATGCAGCAGTGGAGACACGAGGAGAAGGATATCAAACCTGAGAGGATGAAGAAGATTCCAGGACAAATGCCAGGATGTACGTATGAGGACGGACGTGCCCAATGTTGTTCAGAATAAAACCAATGAACATGAAAAAGAGGCTGACCAGAGGTAACGGAGTCGCAGAGCGGATcatttctacaaaaaaaaacatataaacacataaaacacgACAAGATCCAGATCATTTTTGGAAGGTTTTAAATCTATCCAACGTAAACTTTATAATGCCTTcctgagaggaggaggaggataaaTCACCTAATAAAATATGAGCAAATGATGAGCTTTGCCTTAATTTCAATATAGAAGTTTATTAAACAGTATATAAGCTGATTAATGATTATCACTCGTAATAAAACCTTTTAATGCTTGTTTTAAGACTTGTAATGCTTATTACGAGAAGTAAGGTCTTATTAATGTATATTATACTATTAATAAAGCTTTTTAAAACGTATTGCTAGTAATAAGTGCTTAATAATGATTTTACTAGTAATAAGGCCTTATTACTGTTTATTTACGGGCATAAAGCCTTTTAATGCTTATTACGGGCAATAAagctttttaatgctcattACTAGTTAAAAAGGCCTTATCAATGTGTTTTTACTAGTAAAAAAAGACCGTATTAATGTTTATTACTGATTAATAAGGCTTTATCAATGCTTATTACTGATAATAAAGCTTTATTAAGGCTTATCATTGAGAATTAATGctttattaatgattattaatagtaataaggACTTATTACAAGTAATACTCTTTATTAAGGCCTTATTAATagttattattgataataagGCATTATTAATGGTAATTACTGATAATAAAGTCTTATTAATGCTTCTTACTGGTAAGAAACGCTTTATTAAgatttattattgataataatgctttataatgtttattaataGTTAATAAGGACTTATTACAAGTAATACTCTTTATTAAGGCCTTATTAATAGTTTTATTGATAATAAGGCGTTATTAATGCTAATTACTGATAATAAGGCTTTAATATAGTGTATTACTAGTAATAAGGCCGTATTCATGCTTTTTACTGGTAATAAACCTTTATTAATGCTTATTACTGACAATAAGACTTTGTTAATGCTTATTGATGGTAATAAAGCTTATTGATGCCCTTTACTAAAGCTTGATTCAAAGATGAACTTGTTACTTTTAGCCTTCATTACGATATGCTAGATGGACTTAAAAGGTGTTGACTGTAAAGATGTAGTAGGTAATCTGAGTGGCATTATAGCAGAGGGGTCTGGACCACATTCAGATGACGTACAGATACAGTACTTTTTTATCCATTGAGGGAAACAACTTTTTTATAAAAGCTCAACCTGGGTTGCCAGGTTAAGGCTGTTTCTGCAGATATACTCACTGAGCATGTTGACTGTAGACTCAGACGTCCGGTGGGGCGTTCATCGGCACATGACGTACTCGATTGAAAAGCAATGACCTGAATCCTCACCTCATGTAAGAAGAGAGACAAGCTTTAGAAACAGGTTAAAGGAAGGCTGTTTAAACTTCCATGTTTTATTACTCAGATAGCCTGTGTGTTTAAACAAATGTTATTTCAGTTGTTATACACTTTCTATTACAATTACTTAGACATGGGTCATATATGTAGTGACTAATACAAGTGTAAAAACCCTTGGAGGactcaaacaaacataaaacatcATTTGAGTCATTTCAAATGtaattgaaactaaaaaaatattgcagtgTGAGCCAAAAATATTAAGCAAAGAACCAGAAGTGACACCAATCTCACACCTGACTTCACTGGTTCTCAAAAAACTGCAACAATTCAAGACTGAACACAACGctgtatcaatgctccgagcagAACTTCCCTCTTCAAATactgactatgtaagtttggaggagacggaccgtctttcaccaggtcatgtgacctggagaatgcctggagaatgtttcactttacggcagtcacgtgaccacaagctcggatacagtatatatagttcccacgtgacgtcaAAACATAAGGGCATTTATTGACCTGAGCCGTtgttgtgggcagctgaaacaagttagcctctgtttacagccaaaacagcacaatatggtagctttgtgttgggttaatggtgcactaatctcCGCCATAGTTCAGTTAAaagtggattctttagtaaggggagtcggcaagtcagatccgtaacctCGGGATAAGGATTGACTCTCAGGGCAACCACCGCCGCACTCTTCCCCCCCTCCACTGGAGAAGCGGGCCCGCCCCACCCTGCTGGTGGCACTTCCCCTGGCCTTGCTTCCGTTGTCGGCCCCCTTCATTGGGGGTTGTGGAGACGGGCGACCCGGCATGCCCCGACCCCGGTCTCCGTGCCAACTTTTGGCAAAGGAGGCCGGGAGTAGGGAGGGAGCGCCCCCGACGCGGCGAGTGGCGGCTGTTCCTCCAGCCTATACTCCAGCCCATTGACTGTAGCcgcggcgcgagcccagccctgCTTCGCACCCAATcctagagccaatccttatcccaaagttacaggtcaactactgtctccATACATGATAAAAAGACAAGGGAGGGATGGCTCgactgactgactgtttgttgatttttgcgacagtgctgcggcgcttgtggccactaggggtgcttgcgtgaaagttaccggtctagcgcccctagtggccaaaagttacacagtgtgccttttaGTGAAGGTATTTACGCATATGTCCTACTTTGTAGTctagcttctctctgacagagaatgtttggttaggtgaaacctGCAAATGGAGAGATATTCCgaatatacttatccagcttcgtagtacatgCCCGTCATGTTCACAGCCCTGATTCACtcacaccatccatccatccatccatccatcagctggatggatggatggatggtttctTAAATAAACACACATCTTTCTTTTTGTTGACTCACCAGCCAGAAAGCAGACCCTCCAGAGGCCCGAGTGCAGCGAGGTCTTGATGGCAGTGCTCTGATTCAGAGGCATAATGACGCCCTCCTCCAGGTAGAGCCAGTAGTCGGTGCTCACCGCCACACCCAGAAGCCCCAGGCCGCTGATTGCAAACACACTGCTGAGCAGAGCCAGGGCCTTCCTGCTGCACGCACTCATGGTGACAGCAGGGCTTCAGACAGGAAATCTAGAGGCGCAAACAGAGAGGAAAGATACATTTTATATCAAACTGATGCAGAATTAATCAAATCAAAGTATTGAACTAATTTAGATAACATTTAGATGATTAAAATAACATATCACGTCAAGGTTTTAGGTTAAAAATCACTCCAAGAGACTaaacaaaactattttaaagAGTGTTTTTTTCAGTGACTGTGTGATATGTGTGCAGTTGGCTGAGAAAGAGATTCATCTCTAAACTGTAagctggaattaaaaaaaaaaaaaacttctttataTATCTATTTGAAAATACTAAATTCATTTATAGAAGGAATACAAATGATTTCATTGTTAGTTTCTTATTGATATGTTCTATCATCATTCTTAGTACTAACGTTTGTTGCTTTTCTGCAGGAAGTTTAGGTGTTAAACTCCAACTCTTTCTTATTtagcagagtttgcatgttctctctgcaCAGAATCTTAAATGTTATTTCCTTCCacaatacaaaaacatgtacagtatgttttaaCACAAACATGTATGTAATTCCCAAGAAATAatcatatatacattttcaatgacttaaaataatgtaaaaaatgcaCTGAgtataatatattagtattactaaattatatatcaataatatatttatttcatttatttatatcagTGCTCATTATTtctgtttatctatctatcgtctatctatctatctatctatctatctatctatctatctatctatctatctatctatctatctatctatctatctatctaatattattatttcattttttacatatttagatATTTCTCTATGTGAAATCTACttcaagttttttatttatttaaaaaaaaatttttaatttgGCGCTTCATTTGAATCTCCTCAATCTAAAGACAAAATTGGTTctgatttgaattaaattaactcGAAAAAGTAAACATAAGTAAACAAATGTAgatttaattaataatattgaGTGCAATCTGTTGCCTTAATTTTATTGAATAGGTATggtgtatcttttttttttacagtgtctTTAACTTTAACTGTGTGAATGAGTGTGTATATGGGCGTGTGTGCGCACTCCTTGGGTTAGTTAGTAAACTCTGAACAGGATGAATGCAGCTATAGAGAGAGGATGGAtaggcatgcacacacacatgttgaTAGTATTTCTATTATTCAAACAGAGTATAAAACTAAAACTGGACTGAATTATtgtccctattttttttttaaattggacaGTCAAACTCTAGTGCTGAATGTCATAGCCATTGGTGAAGAACGATTTGACGTCATATAAACCTGTAAATACTGGCAAATTCaagatttcatttttcaaaaaaaaaaaaagatttaaaaaaaaaaacatcagtcaAATCTGTTCAATTTGACATTATgtgcaaaaacatacaaaaacatgcattttctTCATATTTGGTGCTATACAATCACTGTTTTACAACATTTATGATGACATGCTGATTGTGCAGGAGTTAGGTTGAAAATATCTaataattggactttaaaataaaataataaattgtcaTCAAACATAGTGGCATCTCTTATTCCATGGGCCGGATTTAGCTTTTCCTCAGGCCACTATGGGCCCGTGAACCGTATGTTTGACACACTTGTCTTTGAGACTCATGTAAACTGAAAACTAAAAGAAAGTCAAATATACATCTAAAGTAGAAGTGAAAGATATTCTGATGAATAAATATCGTAAGTGGATGCTGATTTAATCAAACCTACCTGAGTGAAGTGTGCTGCCTCCAGCTGATGAAGAGCCTGAGCGCTCCCTAGAGATGAAGATCCCTGGTTCCTAGATTTAAACCACAATcagaaaagtgaaacaaaaatcTGAGAGATGATGTGACTGTGTGAGGCGAGCATCAGTGCAATAAACAGGCTGAGATGAACGGATGCTGCCAGagggcgagagagagagagagagagagagagagagagagagagagagagaggggagggAGAGATGTAATAAAATCTGTTTGTGTGGGTTACTCATATTTATTTGTCAGCTCGTCATATTTTTACAAGCAgtgttatcatcatcatcatcatcatcatcatcatcatctataTGTTTGGATCATACAGAGGCGGAGCTAGAACCTGTCCATGTGCCTGGGAAACATCCTGTGATCATGTTTGATGAGGTGTTTTTTGAGTTAAAGTGACCACTGTGTGTAAAATCAGTGAATCAACTCAACCTGTGTATAAACTGATGCTTTAGCAGCAACTTTAAGGCAATACATCATTACATCAAGTAATACACTTAAAAATATGATTTggatgttttgtgtttctaaTTCCTTCATCATGATAAGTGTCAGCTTTGCAGACAGTACGAGCAGATGTTTAGGTTTTCTTTTACTCTTCACTCAAAAGTCATGTGGAATATCTACTCAATCTTCTAAATccattcatgttttgttttgttttcactgAGTCCGTGTGCATTGGTCCCCAACCATTGGGCCATGGACCATTTTAGCCGCAAAGAATTAAATCAGacaaaaattaaatgtattctaggctctttattttgaaaaacaaaacgtCTCAGAAACACTTCACTTGAAATTT
The Gouania willdenowi chromosome 8, fGouWil2.1, whole genome shotgun sequence genome window above contains:
- the cacng5b gene encoding LOW QUALITY PROTEIN: voltage-dependent calcium channel gamma-5 subunit (The sequence of the model RefSeq protein was modified relative to this genomic sequence to represent the inferred CDS: inserted 2 bases in 2 codons; deleted 1 base in 1 codon; substituted 1 base at 1 genomic stop codon), which codes for MSACSRKALALLSSVFAISGLGLLGVAVSTDYWLYLEEGVIMPLNQSTAIKTSLHSGLWRVCFLAGEDSGHCFSIEYVMCRXTPHRTSESTVNMLKMIRSATPLPLVSLFFMFIGFILNNIGHVRPHTYILAFVXGIFFILSGLALVVGLVLYISSINDEMLNRTKSSEAFFSYKYGWSFAFAXLSFLLTESAGVMSVYLFMKRYTAEEIYQPSRPTFYRPRLSNCSDHSGQFLHPEAWSRGRSPSDISSEASLQMSSSYPALLKCPDYDQVSSSPC